From a single Lolium rigidum isolate FL_2022 chromosome 7, APGP_CSIRO_Lrig_0.1, whole genome shotgun sequence genomic region:
- the LOC124672856 gene encoding putative SWI/SNF-related matrix-associated actin-dependent regulator of chromatin subfamily A member 3-like 1: MAASSSRGGGGDDNEPYLLGLLVTKIVGLHHYSGTITGRANVTLVREPLNPHDDNAIAVHNNRGVKAGHIERRAASALAPLLDSLLIANNIAIVPKAPSSKNGSKPYSLVCQVHIFACPAAAETVKKAIRDKGLALLAPTNPEFFFSESAFVQERTKKSDRDVDKLFAHVGKDGDCRIEPMEAPEDVVLSALFQHQKEALGWLVHREESCDLPPFWEEDKDGGYKNVLTTQDTKERPAPLRGGIFADDMGLGKTLTLLSLIARSKAPNAGVKKANKGAKRRKIDAAEEGSRTTLVVCPPSVFSSWVTQLEEHTKAGSLKVYMYHGERTNDKNVLLKYDIVITTYSILGTEFDREGSPVNDIEWFRVILDEAHVIKNSAARQTKAVTALNAQRRWVVTGTPIQNSSLDLYPLMAFLKFQPFSFKSYWQSLIQRPLGKGDKAGLSRLQNLLGAISLRRTKDAESGSKSVVALPPKTVVTCYIELSTEEREYYDQMEMEGRNKMLEFGDRESILRNYSTVLFFILRLRQLCNDVALCPIDMKSWFPTSSFEDVSKNPELLKKLASLVDDGEDFDCPICLSPPSKTVITSCTHIYCQTCILKILKSSSSRCPICRRSLSKEDLFIAPEVQHADEDGSENLGSDKPLSSKVQALLELLKRSQKEDPSSKSVVFSQFRKMLLLLEGPLKRAGFNILRLDGSMSAKKRSDVIKQFAVVGPDAPTVLLASLKAAGAGVNLTAASTVYLFDPWWNPGVEEQAMDRVHRIGQTRAVKAVRLIVKGSIEERILELQERKKRLISGAFGRKGGAKENKEMRIEELRMMMGL, encoded by the exons ACCATCACCGGCCGCGCCAACGTCACCCTCGTCCGCGAGCCCCTCAACCCTCACGACGACAACGCCATCGCCGTCCACAACAACCGCGGCGTCAAGGCCGGTCACATCGAGCGCCGCGCAGCCAGTGCCCTCGCCCCGCTCCTCGATTCGCTCCTCATCGCCAACAACATCGCCATCGTGCCCaaggccccttcctccaagaacGGCAGCAAGCCCTACAGCCTCGTCTGCCAGGTCCACATCTTCGCCTGCCCAGCCGCCGCCGAAACCGTGAAGAAGGCTATCAGGGACAAGGGCCTCGCCCTCCTCGCCCCCACCAACCCCGAGTTCTTCTTCTCCGAGTCCGCCTTCGTGCAAGAACGGACCAAGAAATCTGACCGGGATGTCGATAAGCTGTTCGCGCATGTCGGGAAGGACGGCGACTGCCGGATTGAGCCCATGGAGGCGCCGGAGGATGTGGTGCTGTCGGCCCTGTTccagcaccagaaggaagctctGGGATGGCTGGTCCACCGGGAGGAGTCCTGCGACCTGCCACCATTCTGGGAAGAAGATAAAGATGGGGGCTACAAGAACGTGCTTACAACCCAGGATACCAAGGAGCGGCCGGCACCACTGAGAGGCGGGATTTTCGCTGATGATATGGGGCTTGGCAAGACGCTCACTCTGCTCTCATTGATTGCCAGAAGCAAGGCCCCCAATGCGGGGGTAAAGAAGGCCAACAAAGGGGCTAAAAGGAGGAAGATTGATGCTGCTGAGGAGGGATCACGGACAACACTTGTGGTTTGCCCGCCCTCGGTGTTCTCGTCTTGGGTGACACAGCTGGAGGAGCACACCAAGGCAGGAAGCTTGAAAGTGTATATGTATCATGGAGAGCGGACAAATGATAAGAATGTGCTCTTGAAGTATGACATTGTGATTACCACTTACAGCATCTTGGGCACCGAATTTGACCGGGAGGGCTCGCCGGTGAATGATATTGAGTGGTTCCGGGTGATTCTGGATGAGGCCCATGTGATCAAGAACTCTGCAGCTCGGCAGACTAAGGCGGTTACTGCTTTGAATGCACAGAGGCGGTGGGTAGTCACTGGGACACCAATCCAGAACAGCTCGTTGGATTTGTACCCGCTCATGGCATTTTTGAAGTTCCAGCCTTTTTCATTCAAGAGCTATTGGCAGAGCTTGATCCAGCGCCCCCTAGGGAAAGGGGATAAGGCTGGGTTGTCACGATTACAA AACCTCCTAGGTGCTATCTCACTGCGCAGAACAAAAGATGCAGAGAGTGGAAGCAAGAGTGTGGTTGCCCTTCCACCTAAAACTGTTGTAACATGTTACATTGAACTTTCTACGGAGGAACGGGAGTACTATGATCAGATGGAAATGGAAGGGAGAAACAAAATGCTGGAGTTTGGTGACAGAGAATCGATTTTGCGTAACTACTCAACCGTGTTGTTTTTCATTCTGAGGCTCCGCCAGCTCTGCAACGATGTAGCACTGTGCCCTATTGACATGAAGTCATGGTTTCCTACTAGCTCCTTTGAAG ATGTGTCTAAAAACCCAGAGTTGTTGAAGAAGTTAGCCTCATTGGTTGACGATGGAGAGGACTTTGACTGTCCAATTTGCTTATCTCCTCcatcaaaaactgtgataacaagTTGCACTCACATATATTGCCAAACCTGCATCCTAAAAATCCTCAAGAGCTCTAGTTCCCGCTGTCCAATATGTCGGCGGTCTCTATCTAAAGAAGACCTCTTTATTGCTCCGGAGGTACAGCATGCCGATGAAGATGGCTCAGAAAACCTTGGCTCTGACAAACCTCTGTCTTCCAAGGTGCAAGCCCTGCTGGAACTACTGAAGCGTTCGCAGAAGGAGGACCCTTCATCAAAGTCCGTGGTCTTTTCCCAGTTCAGGAAGATGTTGCTTTTGTTGGAAGGGCCTCTCAAGAGAGCAGGCTTCAACATACTGCGCCTCGACGGCTCCATGAGTGCGAAGAAGAGGTCAGATGTTATAAAGCAGTTCGCCGTTGTTGGCCCTGACGCCCCAACTGTGCTGCTGGCCAGCCTGAAGGCTGCAGGAGCTGGCGTGAACCTGACCGCGGCATCGACGGTTTACCTCTTTGACCCCTGGTGGAACCCTGGGGTGGAGGAGCAGGCCATGGACCGGGTGCACCGGATCGGGCAGACGAGAGCGGTGAAGGCAGTGCGTCTGATTGTGAAGGGCAGCATCGAGGAGAGGATCCTGGAGCTGCAAGAGAGGAAGAAGCGGCTGATCAGTGGCGCGTTCGGGAGGAAAGGTGGAGCCAAGGAGAACAAGGAGATGCGCATCGAGGAGCTGCGCATGATGATGGGCTTGTAA